Proteins encoded in a region of the Podarcis muralis chromosome 6, rPodMur119.hap1.1, whole genome shotgun sequence genome:
- the LOC144324871 gene encoding transmembrane protein 254-like — MRRVAGSMDSQGEHRADYFRRSNLFVMVAILVGLSYHGWAVFSPSTIPYDLLGPLGTVTKYLVENHKTLLDIGCLLTWLGHVGEALCALKLCKMKGITDPSTQRLWLVQTFFFGMGSLYFLLTYNPRKKSW; from the exons ATGAGGAGGGTGGCAGGCTCGATGGACTCCCAGGGCGAGCACCGCGCCGATTACTTCCGACGCTCCAACCTGTTCGTAATGGTGGCGATCTTGGTCGGCCTGAGCTACCACGGG TGGGCAGTCTTTTCACCCTCAACAATCCCCTATGACCTTCTGGGACCATTAGGCACCGTCACTAAATATTTGGTGGAAAACCATAAAACTCTTCTCGATATCGG aTGTTTACTTACCTGGTTAGGCCACGTCGGGGAAGCATTATGTGCCCTCAAGCTATGCAA GATGAAAGGCATCACAGACCCTTCAACTCAGCGTTTGTGGTTGGTTCAAACATTTTTCTTTGGAATGGGATCTCTCTACTTTTTGTTGACCTACAACCCCCGGAAGAAAAGCTGGTGA